GGTCCTATTCAGGCTTCCTGGTTTAATCTTTGTGATGTCATCCTTTTCGGGCTTAAGGTTCTGCACAGTATTCCAACCAACATATGTGCTTTTAAATGCActatgattaaaataaatgctaataataaacaactTTGACCCATGGTTGTAtcctctgaaacatgttcaCCAGTACTTCTCCCTTTAAATATCACTAAATgaagtataataataaagggAGCCCAGGCTATCCTTGATTCCCAGGAGAAAATGTCAGACTTGTTGTTACAGGGGTGCTGGTTTTCCTTGGACCCACCCCAGAATCTAACCAAAAGTACGGATGTTCTGTtgttgctgctctgctgcttctTTGTAAAAGGTGAAGTCACAGTGCTGGATGCACAGGTACTGAGGCCCCTGAACATTGTTCTCTATCCCCTTAGCAGATCAATAGGAGAataatttgtctgtaaaattaATATCCACTTTTCAGAGGCTTTTGATTTGCATGAATTTATTCTGTGAAAAGTGTTGTTTCTGAGATATCAGCTTTAAAGATTTTACCTGAAGTGAATAACCGAAATGCTTTTCTGAACCAACTATAAAAGAATGCATATATTAAAGGGTTCACAGTAGAATTCAAGTAGCCCACCCATAAAAGTGTTACGAACAACACTGGTGGCGTTGAGTAACTGATAAAGGGATCGATGGTGTTGCAGATAAAAAAAGGAGtccaaaaagacagaaatgcgCCCATTATGATAGCAAGTGTTTTAGTGGCTTTTGTCTGGCtcttatttgatatttttgctGAGCTCATACTGCTTGTGTTCTGTATGCTGTGCAACTGTTTCTGTGCCACTAGGAAAATCTTAAGGTAAACACCAAGCATTATTATTCCTGGAATGTAAAAGGAAAACACTGATGAGACTGTACTTGAAAGTCTGCtctgaaacaaaacacatccTCCTTCACATGCAATGTGCTCATAGTAGAACTCCTCAATCCCccaaatatttaatttgagaAAAATCATCCCAAAGCCTATGAGAGCTGAAATACTCCAAATGACCAGAATCATGATCAGCACGACATTAACAGATATTTTTCTGCTGTATAGTAGAGGTTGGCAAACAGCATAGTGTCGGTCAAGTGATATGAATGACAGATTTAGAATTGATGCTGTACACAACATGACATCAGAACTCATAAAGACTTCACATAGGACATCACCGAAATACCAACAAGTCTCTACATTTTGAACCATAGCGGGGAACATGACTAACAGCCCTAAAAGAAGGTCGGACACAGCCAGAGAGGCGATCAAGTAATTGGTTGGAGTacggagctgtttaaaaaaggCAATTGAGACAGCGACCAAAAAGTTTCCACACACTGTTAGGATGACTATGACCCCTAGAATAATGTAGAGGGTGATGCGTACGGGCAAGGGATAGATGGTCCTCTGACATGAACCGTTTCTGGACTCATAGCAGAGTACTGGCTCCATCTGTTGGGAGGGAGGCAAGAATGATAAggtcaatatttgtttatttaaaataaaatgcagaAAGCCACCAAAGCAGTAATGTGAAATCCTGTGTTGCAATGCTGCGTTTTTGTCTTGTGAATCATCTGAATGGAGAGCTTGTGTCAAGTGATTTGCTGCAATATTCTTTATAGCTGGTTTCCATACAGGTTCAATTCcattcatctgtttttatgttcaaTTTGCTCATGAAAAGTTAAAAAGAATAGGTGACAAATCGCAAAAACATTGGCAGAGGTAGAAAACAGCATTTTGCCAAATCTTGTCCATGCGACAAGGTCGGTATTGTAAACTGTGCTGAAAAGTGTCATCTACATTTTGTCTAAACACAAAGAGGTCAATCAGAACTAACTGAACTGCTAAAAACTGAAGATTAGCTCATGATTTGTAAAAAGGTGAACATCGAGTctcagctatttatttattttagcttCTCTTGATATACCCATTAATCCAAACCAAGTTAACTcacttaaaataaaaatttgCAATCAATGCTTAAGTTAAAACTGTTCATAAACCACTGAAAATATGACAGTTAGGTAGCTCCTCTATGAATATTCAAACACAGCTGCACGTCAATCCCACACTTACCCTCCATAGTCAACTGGACAGATGTTTgcctcatactgtatgtggtaaGTTTCAGTTCGTACTTATGAGCTCTCTGTGTCTAGACAATAACTTCAGAGGTTGACTAATAGACCCTCAGGGAGTAAAGTTGGACAGTCTGTCCCAGTGGCTAATGTACAGTAGGAGGTGAATAAACGTTCATATttcattacagtaaaagtaagTTTTGTAAGTTCAACCTATGGTTTTAAAAATGACAGACACAATGCTGAACATTTtgttgccttcacttcctgcaCCCTGTCAGGTGCTGAGAGGAAGTACTCCAgactagaaaaaaagaaacacaaaagaaaaagacaccAATGATGTGGGCAGTGTTGTCTGGGAGGCCATGAAGGCTTTTCTTGGAGGCCACATAATATCATATGAGGCAGCAGAAGTCCAAGAAAAAGTTAACTGAAATAGCTTAACAGCTGGCTAATCTAGAAGCTTcttatcaaaaataataaacCAGAATTACTTAATAAGATTACAGCTTTACGGTAGAGTATTAGGGGTGGGGGATTTATCAGATATACTCAATGTATTGTGGCTTGTTTTACGTGGCATGTGGTAAATGACTATAATGCTAACATCGAGTACAAATACTAATTGTCACGTCATATTTTTAAGCCGTCGGCATGAAATTTGCTTTGGTGTTTTGCTTCTCTACCT
The Sebastes fasciatus isolate fSebFas1 chromosome 7, fSebFas1.pri, whole genome shotgun sequence genome window above contains:
- the LOC141770980 gene encoding trace amine-associated receptor 1-like is translated as MEPVLCYESRNGSCQRTIYPLPVRITLYIILGVIVILTVCGNFLVAVSIAFFKQLRTPTNYLIASLAVSDLLLGLLVMFPAMVQNVETCWYFGDVLCEVFMSSDVMLCTASILNLSFISLDRHYAVCQPLLYSRKISVNVVLIMILVIWSISALIGFGMIFLKLNIWGIEEFYYEHIACEGGCVLFQSRLSSTVSSVFSFYIPGIIMLGVYLKIFLVAQKQLHSIQNTSSMSSAKISNKSQTKATKTLAIIMGAFLSFWTPFFICNTIDPFISYSTPPVLFVTLLWVGYLNSTVNPLIYAFFYSWFRKAFRLFTSGKIFKADISETTLFTE